A genomic region of Lycorma delicatula isolate Av1 chromosome 4, ASM4794821v1, whole genome shotgun sequence contains the following coding sequences:
- the LOC142323750 gene encoding TP53-regulated inhibitor of apoptosis 1-like isoform X2 has product MEACKKLKEEYENCFNLWFSQKFLKGDDNDEMCAPLLKVYIECVQKTMKENQIEFKEVVRDHLGTDNEYKVPPQQNSNKKG; this is encoded by the exons ATGGAGGCATGTAAAAAGCTTAAGGAAGAGTATGAAAATTGTTTCAATCTATGGTTtagtcaaaaatttttaaaaggagaTGATAATGATGAAATGTGCGCACCGTTATTGAAAGTATACATAGAATGTGTTCAg aaaacaatgaaagaaaatcaGATAGAGTTCAAAGAAGTTGTAAGAGATCATTTAGGAACAGACAATGAATATAAAGTACCTCCACagcaaaatagtaataaaaaaggttAA
- the LOC142323750 gene encoding TP53-regulated inhibitor of apoptosis 1-like isoform X1: MNSYAKQCSDLKKEYDTCFHSWFTEKFLKGDMDDEICAPIFKVYQQCLKKTMKENQIEFKEVVRDHLGTDNEYKVPPQQNSNKKG; encoded by the exons ATGAATAGTTATGCAAAACAGTGCAGCGATTTGAAGAAAGAATATGACACCTGCTTTCACTCGTGGTTCacagagaaatttttaaaaggtgACATGGATGATGAAATTTGTGCACCAATATTCAAAGTTTATCAGCAATGTTTAAAG aaaacaatgaaagaaaatcaGATAGAGTTCAAAGAAGTTGTAAGAGATCATTTAGGAACAGACAATGAATATAAAGTACCTCCACagcaaaatagtaataaaaaaggttAA